One window from the genome of Choloepus didactylus isolate mChoDid1 chromosome 2, mChoDid1.pri, whole genome shotgun sequence encodes:
- the ISG20L2 gene encoding interferon-stimulated 20 kDa exonuclease-like 2 → MSTLLLNLDFGEPPPKKALEGNAKHRNFVKKRRFLERRGFLNKKNQPPTKASKVPRLHSEPPKKRETPRVDGTWKGPPAPKKKKKAASSNESEQSLDKKATVSWLTPAPSQKADSVAAKVDLLGEFQSALPKVKSHLTHSQKKGPQKNPRKNVPQKNSTQAHSENKCMGVAQKMPRKMVAIDCEMVGTGPKGHVSSLARCSIVNYNGDVLYDEYILPPCPIVDYRTRWSGIRKQHMVNATPFKIARSQILKILTGKIVVGHAIHNDFKALQYFHPKSLTRDTSHIPLLNRKADCPENATMSLKCLTKKLLNRDIQVGKSGHSSVEDAQATMELYKLVEVEWEQYLAQNPPKD, encoded by the exons ATGTCAACCTTACTTCTCAATCTGGATTTTGGGGAACCTCCCCCAAAAAAGGCATTAGAGGGGAATGCCAAGCACCGAAATTTTGTCAAGAAGCGGCGGTTCTTGGAACGGAGAGGCTTTTTGAATAAGAAGAACCAGCCCCCTACCAAGGCTAGCAAGGTGCCTAGGTTGCACTCAGAACCTCCAAAGAAAAGGGAAACTCCTAGGGTAGATGGCACTTGGAAGGGCCCTCCTGCcccaaaaaagaagaagaaagctgCCTCCAGCAATGAGTCAGAGCAGTCCCTGGACAAGAAAGCTACAGTGTCTTGGCTGACCCCAGCCCCTTCACAGAAGGCTGATTCTGTTGCAGCTAAAGTAGATTTGCTGGGGGAGTTCCAGAGTGCCCTTCCAAAGGTTAAGAGCCATCTAACTCATTCCCAGAAGAAGGGTCCCCAGAAGAATCCTCGGAAGAATGTTCCGCAGAAGAACTCCACTCAAGCTCACTCAGAGAATAAATGCATGGGGGTAGCCCAGAAGATGCCAAGGAAGATGGTGGCAATTGACTGTGAGATGGTGGGCACAGGACCCAAGGGGCATGTCAGTTCTTTGGCTCGATGTAGCATTGTCAACTACAATGGAGATGTGCTTTATGATGAGTACATCCTTCCCCCCTGTCCCATTGTGGACTACAGGACCAGATGGAGTGGTATCCGGAAGCAGCATATGGTGAATGCCACACCCTTCAAGATTGCTCGGAGCCAG ATCTTGAAGATACTCACAGGCAAGATAGTGGTGGGGCATGCCATCCATAATGACTTCAAAGCTCTTCAGTACTTTCATCCCAAGTCCCTCACCCGCGACACCTCCCATATCCCCCTTCTCAACCGTAAAGCTGACTGCCCAGAGAACGCCACCATGTCTCTGAAGTGTCTCACCAAGAAGCTGCTGAACCGGGACATCCAG GTTGGGAAAAGCGGACATTCCTCTGTGGAAGATGCTCAGGCTACCATGGAGCTCTATAAGTTGGTTGAAGTTGAGTGGGAACAGTACCTGGCCCAGAATCCCCCAAAAGACTAG